The following proteins are co-located in the Malassezia restricta chromosome II, complete sequence genome:
- a CDS encoding glutamine amidotransferase/cyclase — translation MLYLLDYGAGNIQSLANSLTKLGYTYEWVREPSDISKADKLLFPGVGSFASAMDALHAKGYVEPLRAYIQSGKPLMGICVGMQVLFEGSDESPGVQGLGIVPARVGRFATQDAFGRKAVPHMGWSLANVVEWDGCADQRHELAKSYGMHDANPSHYYFVHSYRVAWDANVAEWALTTTQYGNEIFVSSIQHANVFATQFHPEKSGQAGLDLLAAWLQLEHVEPTTRVGRPVTSTEHMPTRRIVACLDVRSNDAGDLVVTKGESYDVRERGEQDAGASHVRNMGKPVELAQRYYDEGADEIAFLNITSFRNWALNDQPMLSLLNVAAATIFVPLTVGGGIRDFTDPDGTFHPALKVAHAYFRAGADKVSIGSEAVYAVEQLLARANEAGDTSGDPVAAPAAALRGDTGIEQIAHAYGVQAVVVSVDPKRVYVESAEAAGVHAPSVVSGPDERPETRGQPVSWWYKCTVKGGREERDVDVVQLARGVERLGAGELLVNSIDRDGSHAGFDVQLVDLVRSSVSIPVVASSGAGCADHFCEVFAPRPGAQGAPIEAALAAGIFHREQVSIASVKARCASAGYSMRHA, via the coding sequence ATGCTATATTTGCTGGATTATGGTGCTGGCAATATCCAGAGTCTAGCCAACTCGCTTACCAAGCTGGGCTATACCTACGAATGGGTTCGTGAGCCTTCCGATATAAGCAAGGCTGATAAGCTTCTATTTCCTGGCGTGGGATCGTTTGCAAGCGCGATGGACGCACTGCATGCCAAGGGCTATGTGGAGCCACTGCGTGCGTATATCCAGAGTGGCAAGCCCCTGATGGGCATCTGCGTAGGTATGCAGGTCCTGTTTGAGGGATCCGATGAATCGCCTGGTGTGCAGGGTCTGGGTATTGTGCCTGCACGCGTCGGCCGCTTTGCCACACAAGATGCGTTCGGTCGTAAGGCTGTACCGCACATGGGCTGGAGCTTAGCCAATGTTGTCGAATGGGACGGCTGTGCTGATCAACGCCATGAGCTTGCGAAGAGCTATGGTATGCATGATGCAAATCCGTCTCACTACTACTTTGTCCACTCGTACCGCGTCGCGTGGGATGCGAATGTCGCTGAATGGGCGCTGACAACGACCCAGTATGGCAACGAGATATTTGTTTCATCTATTCAGCATGCAAATGTATTTGCCACCCAGTTTCATCCTGAAAAGAGCGGTCAGGCGGGATTGGACCTGCTGGCTGCATGGCTGCAGCTGGAACATGTTGAGCCTACAACTCGCGTAGGACGTCCCGTGACATCCACCGAGCACATGCCGACACGGCGTATCGTGGCATGTCtggacgtgcgcagcaACGACGCAGGTGATTTGGTGGTAACGAAGGGTGAGAGCTACGACGTACgcgagcgtggcgagcaGGATGctggcgcctcgcacgTGCGCAATATGGGCAAGCCTGTagagctcgcgcagcggTACTACGACGAAGGTGCCGATGAAATCGCCTTTCTTAATATTACTTCATTCCGGAACTGGGCTCTGAATGACCAGCCAATGTTATCCTTGTTAAACGTTGCGGCTGCCACGATATTTGTGCCACTCACCGTAGGAGGTGGTATCCGTGACTTTACCGATCCAGATGGCACATTCCATCCCGCGTTGAAGGTCGCACATGCGTACTTCCGTGCTGGCGCCGACAAGGTAAGTATCGGCAGCGAGGCGGTCTATGCGGTGGAGCAATTGCTTGCGCGTGCGAATGAGGCGGGTGATACGTCGGGCGATCCAGTTgcagcacctgctgcagcactGCGTGGCGATACTGGTATCGAGCAGATTGCACATGCATACGGTGTACAGGCCGTGGTAGTGAGTGTGGATCCCAAGCGCGTTTACGTTGAGAGTGCTGAAGCAGCGGgtgtgcatgcgcccaGCGTCGTATCTGGTCCTGATGAGCGGCCCGAAACGCGTGGACAGCCAGTGTCCTGGTGGTACAAATGTACGGTCAAGGGTGGTCGTGAGGAGCGTGATGTGGACGTGGTACAGCTCGCACGTGGTGTCGAGCGCTTAGGAGCAGGCGAGTTGCTCGTGAACAGCATTGATCGAGATGGGAGCCATGCGGGCTTTGAcgtgcagctcgtggacCTTGTGCGCAGCTCTGTCAGTATTCCCGTGGTAGCGAGCAGCGGGGCCGGTTGTGCTGATCATTTTTGCGAAGTATTTGCTCCTCGACCGGGGGCCCAAGGGGCGCCCATAGAGGCGGCTTTGGCTGCCGGAATTTTCCACCGCGAGCAAGTTTCCATTGCCAGCGTCAAAGCTCGATGTGCAAGCGCTGGGTATTCTATGCGACATGCATAG
- a CDS encoding small subunit ribosomal protein S7, translating into MFRAFTPAWRLLSTNTAALVSSRTIRRQAVRFLSVTSQEAKTQPDSYTSADAQESVASGLKVMLPGQSSLNVDSISGKSSSFMYSPAALPPRQDPLLHFLVNLLMRDGKKASAERYVADMLSEMARLTNKDPLPLVYEAVELAKPLLRMQTRKQGGKSLQVPMPLNERQSTRRALKWIIQASDRRADRAISRRLAVEMLAILEGNSSVLSRRDEQHKVGTINRANASVRI; encoded by the coding sequence ATGTTTCGCGCATTTACACCCGCTTGGCGTTTGCTGAGCACAAACACAGCTGCACTGGTATCCAGTCGCACAATTAGAAGACAAGCTGTGCGCTTTTTGTCAGTTACATCGCAAGAGGCAAAAACACAGCCTGATTCATATACCTCAGCAGATGCACAAGAATCTGTCGCCAGTGGCTTGAAGGTCATGTTGCCTGGACAGTCATCTCTGAATGTCGACTCAATTTCTGGTAAAAGTTCATCCTTTATGTACTCTCCCGCCGCACTCCCCCCTCGTCAAGACCCGCTTCTTCATTTCCTTGTTAATCTCCTGATGCGCGATGGTAAGAAGGCATCAGCTGAGCGATACGTTGCAGACATGCTCTCTGAAATGGCCAGGCTCACGAATAAAGATCCACTTCCACTTGTATATGAGGCAGTAGAGCTTGCCAAGCCACTGCTCCGCATGCAGACACGCAAACAGGGAGGCAAATCTCTCCAGGTGCCAATGCCACTGAATGAGCGGCAAAGCACACGCCGTGCTCTTAAATGGATTATTCAAGCGAGTGATCGTCGCGCTGACCGTGCAATCAGTCGACGTCTGGCCGTTGAGATGCTTGCCATTTTGGAAGGAAACAGTTCTGTGCTCTCACGCAGAGATGAGCAGCACAAGGTTGGCACCATCAACCGTGCCAACGCCAGTGTTCGTATCTAG
- a CDS encoding zinc finger protein yields the protein MSFVFPELPSWLLHDTSPPIEYSTHTRSSVPAAPTDTSSLFLNDGSTHMAPETHFEKRWTQGASGISPWSSLHSPYPSTLTSFPTASHLPGYELAAVPSMPLVPHERNSYSNMPSMDLAYSRPSNLYNESSRVGRASLLQPHLSGAFAPLSMPGHARHPLTTQPVMFDSHHPPSTAQVPQHLPSTSISSVGLRNNALYADGYYRTLSETPPPVPNTEDSQSSDMSISWLSPSHGPARHAKLEQGQVKPPKSRPFVCSRCSRAFSRKHDLERHARVHSGDRPYVCRVCKKGFPRSDALRRHIRVERDTHESYFASKTSDVLVMSERDSASMNG from the exons ATGTCGTTCGTGTTCCCCGAGCTGCCTTCGTGGCTCCTTCATGATACGTCTCCTCCCATCGAATAC TCGACACATACTAGATCGTCTGTACCTGCTGCGCCCACCGACACAAGCTCTTTGTTTCTGAATGACGGCTCCACGCATATGGCACCGGAGACGCATTTTGAAAAAAGGTGGACGCAAGGCGCCTCTGGTATATCACCGTGGTCATCGTTGCACTCACCATATCCGTCTACGTTGACCTCTTTTCCCACTGCGTCTCATCTGCCTGGATACGAGCTTGCAGCAGTCCCGTCCATGCCATTGGTGCCGCATGAGCGAAACTCATACTCGAACATGCCATCCATGGATCTTGCATATTCCCGGCCCTCAAATCTGTACAATGAAAGTAGTCGTGTGGGTCGTGCCTCTCTGCTACAACCTCATCTTTCCGGTGCCTTTGCACCTCTCTCCATGCCAGGTCATGCACGGCATCCACTTACGACTCAGCCAGTCATGTTTGACTCCCACCATCCTCCTTCAACAGCTCAAGTACCTCAACACCTACCCAGCACATCCATCTCTTCTGTAGGGTTGCGAAACAATGCACTTTATGCTGATGGGTACTACCGTACGTTGTCGGAAACACCGCCACCAGTACCCAATACGGAAGACTCTCAATCGTCGGACATGTCTATCTCTTGGCTGTCCCCATCACACGGCCCTGCCCGACATGCCAAACTAGAGCAGGGGCAGGTCAAGCCACCGAAAAGCCGCCCATTTGTTTGCTCGCGATGCTCGCGCGCATTCTCTCGGAAACATGATCTCGAACGACACGCGCGTGTACATTCTGGTGATCGACCCTACGTATGTCGAGTGTGTAAGAAGGGCTTTCCCCGAagcgatgcgctgcggAGACATATCCGTGTTGAGCGTGACACGCACGAATCTTATTTTGCTTCCAAGACATCTGATGTGCTGGTCATGTCGGAACGAGACTCCGCTTCTATGAACGGATAG
- a CDS encoding histidine kinase — protein MPCDRATVTADANTSQSMCNGPVDDWASFAARYVTGSQDTACHQMKPGSCASPADIPQDPYTLALGKKMQHVYETEGYLPTYTHAKHINHLRAVWYSRQIKKHDTGTLSRICRLISQLLQLPYVSVKIMAPQSKSLDEDLSPYQVMSEWTHASEDGIQPDETGLCQSIWSHALYLPLNQVLAVPDAQEDWRFSHHTSRHKLRFFACTPIFDTHNEALGVCCMGDIKPRHGSDLEDAAYSILDMKQMIINDIDLAVNRAQVLRRDELKGCTESLLRTFSMETVADPHVNMELEGCDQIYHLAANALQSSMHVSDVIILDLSNFIMIQKPFEKDGNSNQQVVHSHTMDPNMSQTHIAPLSILGSSERQVHVPEREAALDMSDVRAIQDFLMFTESDDENRFRLHVPPVIRRLLPRQAEDVFAVPVWGAKHQPSLLVCAYCLPNCYSLMIDQMQHTAHQHIQAIGLMMLDVVDKETVLIADRAKSTFISNMSHELRTPLHGILASTDILSESGLNELQGFYLETIKSCGHGLLELVNHVLDYTKLSGGASGSQRRPRNISMSDFDLSRLVQEVCDSHALGHQVTPLHDNQIGSIYDPKGAAEERAQRWSDVEFVVNIEKRLHGWYVHSDCGGLRRVLMNLVGNALKFTTKGFVEVSLSGADIDQDTLQIFLRVRDSGCGISRQFLDQQLFHPFSQENPLGSGTGLGLSIVHDIMHSMDAGTVDVRSTQGIGTEIIASCHVRKAPASSDVAYIPQLDVHQSCTAHLFGFPTDTDGGRILQETIVHYLSTWWGFLVRVHHEDEDASSLVASMTQRNVVLLNSRSALVHRLLSQDRLPPLISLTDLYSKQLFKDTLEAYRKAGGATYFLQKPTGPARMEDVLRACLEQVPEQPSGSISLARLKVSDLPEESSAIPAINTSRSNVLASPDRNELERSLNEVAAYASPSSPTVKVAPDAAFTFRVLFADDNPINCQMLAAYLRKLHVPYVEAHGGCEAVTAFATKPHGYFHLVLMDFSMPNIDGLQACMMIRHIEKQRNMEMETQHRCHTYMLSGASMEEILRQGTNAGADGYLVKPLSFKAFVALIQKLDE, from the coding sequence atgcCGTGTGACCGAGCAACTGTGACTGCAGACGCTAACACATCGCAAAGTATGTGTAATGGACCTGTAGATGACTGGGCCTCTTTTGCTGCTCGTTATGTGACTGGATCTCAGGACACTGCATGCCATCAAATGAAGCCCGGCTCATGCGCGTCACCGGCAGATATCCCGCAAGACCCATATACCCTCGCATTAGGTAAAAAGATGCAGCATGTATACGAAACGGAAGGTTACTTGCCGACCTATACACATGCTAAACATATCAACCATTTACGAGCTGTGTGGTACAGTCGCCAGATCAAAAAGCATGACACCGGCACACTCTCCCGCATTTGCCGACTCATTTCCCAACTTCTCCAGCTACCGTATGTTTCTGTCAAAATTATGGCGCCTCAATCTAAAAGTCTTGATGAGGATCTATCTCCTTACCAAGTCATGTCTGAATGGACGCATGCATCAGAGGATGGAATCCAGCCAGATGAAACAGGTTTGTGCCAGAGTATTTGGTCGCACGCATTGTACCTACCCTTGAATCAAGTCCTTGCTGTACCGGATGCGCAGGAAGACTGGCGCTTCTCGCATCATACAAGTCGGCACAAATTGCGCTTTTTTGCATGCACGCCTATTTTTGATACCCATAATGAGGCATTAGGCGTATGCTGCATGGGTGATATCAAGCCTAGGCATGGCTCAGATTTGGAAGATGCTGCTTATTCTATACTTGACATGAAGCAAATGATTATCAACGACATTGACCTGGCCGTCAACCGAGCCCAGGTCCTTCGCCGTGATGAGCTCAAAGGATGCACAGAATCGCTGTTACGTACGTTTAGCATGGAGACAGTGGCCGATCCCCATGTCAACATGGAGCTAGAAGGCTGTGACCAGATATATCATCTCGCCGCCAACGCTCTCCAatcgtcgatgcatgtTTCCGACGTGATCATTCTTGACTTGTCTAATTTCATCATGATTCAAAAACCCTTTGAAAAAGACGGGAACAGCAATCAGCAGGTGGTCCATTCGCACACAATGGATCCCAATATGAGTCAAACACACATTGCACCCCTTTCGATCCTAGGGTCGAGCGAACGCCAAGTGCATGTCCCCGAGCGTGAAGCTGCCCTTGATAtgagcgacgtgcgcgccatTCAAGACTTTCTCATGTTCACCGAGTCAGACGATGAAAATCGCTTTCGTCTTCATGTGCCACCTGTGATACGCCGACTCTTGCCTCGTCAGGCAGAGGATGTGTTTGCCGTGCCAGTGTGGGGTGCCAAGCACCAGCCATCACTACTGGTGTGTGCTTACTGCCTTCCCAACTGCTACTCTCTCATGATTGATCAAATGCAGCATACGGCGCACCAACATATTCAGGCCATTGGGCTAATGATGCTCGACGTGGTAGACAAGGAGACAGTCCTTATTGCTGACCGAGCCAAGTCGACGTTTATTTCCAACATGTCGCATGAGCtccgcacgccgctgcacGGCATTCTTGCATCGACAGATATACTCAGTGAGTCAGGCCTAAATGAGCTTCAAGGATTTTATTTGGAGACGATCAAGTCGTGTGGGCACGGTCTGTTGGAGCTCGTAAATCATGTGCTAGACTATACCAAGCTGTCTGGCGGCGCCTCCGGATCTCAGCGACGTCCACGGAACATCAGCATGAGCGACTTTGATCTATCTCGTCTCGTACAAGAAGTATGTGACAGCCATGCACTTGGCCACCAAGTGACACCTCTGCACGATAACCAAATCGGTTCCATTTACGATCCGAAGGGGGCAGCTgaggagcgtgcgcagcgaTGGTCTGACGTGGAGTTTGTGGTCAACATCGAAAAGCGTCTGCATGGCTGGTACGTCCATTCAGATTGTGGTGGGCTTCGTCGTGTCCTTATGAATCTCGTGGGAAATGCTCTCAAATTTACCACGAAAGGATTCGTGGAAGTGTCTCTAAGTGGCGCTGATATCGACCAAGATACGCTGCAGATCTTTttgcgcgtgcgcgatTCTGGCTGTGGTATCTCGCGCCAGTTTCTTGATCAGCAGCTTTTCCACCCATTTTCTCAGGAAAATCCGTTGGGAAGTGGCACAGGCCTAGGCTTGTCTATCGTACACGACATCATGCACTCGATGGACGCTGGCACAGTTGatgtgcgcagcacacaAGGTATTGGTACTGAGATTATCGCATCGTGCCATGTGCGCAAAGCACCTGCTTCTTCCGATGTCGCATACATTCCCCAGCTTGATGTGCATCAGAGTTGCACAGCTCACTTGTTCGGCTTTCCTACTGACACGGATGGTGGACGTATTCTCCAGGAGACAATCGTGCACTACCTTTCGACATGGTGGGGATTCTTGGTCCGTGTGCACCATGAAGATGAGGATGCCTCATCGTTGGTCGCTAGTATGACTCAACGAAATGTGGTGCTACTGAACAGTCGTTCCGCTCTCGTGCACCGACTCTTGTCGCAAGACAGGCTTCCTCCGCTTATCTCGCTCACAGACTTGTACAGCAAGCAGCTTTTCAAAGATACTCTTGAGGCATACCGTAAGGCTGGCGGCGCTACCTATTTCCTCCAGAAACCGACGGGACCTGCGCGCATGGAGGATGTACTCCGTGCATGCCTAGAGCAAGTCCCTGAACAACCATCTGGATCTATCTCGCTTGCCCGCCTCAAGGTGAGTGATCTTCCCGAAGAGTCATCCGCGATTCCTGCGATCAACACGAGCCGTAGCAACGTCCTGGCTTCCCCTGATCGCAACGAGTTGGAACGCTCCCTGAACGAAGTCGCCGCCTACGCGTCCCCCTCATCGCCTACGGTAAAAGTGGCACCTGACGCCGCCTTCACCTTCCGCGTTCTTTTTGCGGATGACAATCCCATCAACTGCCAAATGCTCGCTGCCTATCTTCGAAAACTTCATGTACCATACGTGGAAGCCCATGGTGGCTGTGAGGCCGTTACCGCCTTCGCAACCAAACCACATGGGTACTTCCATCTCGTGCTAATGGACTTCTCGATGCCGAATATCGACGGTCTACAAGCCTGTATGATGATCCGGCACATTGAGAAGCAGCGCAACATGGAAATGGAAACGCAACATCGCTGTCACACATACATGCTGTCGGGTGCCTCCATGGAGGAAATTCTGCGTCAAGGCACCAATGCGGGAGCCGATGGCTACCTCGTCAAGCCACTCAGTTTCAAGGCTTTTGTAGCCCTCATCCAGAAGCTAGATGAATAG
- a CDS encoding secretory lipase: MFPPLWKFTLLCLFLLACTSAEVLERSSKPQTPDKDPFYDPPSGWEEKEHGTILRSRKVDIAFFQIAKVKYKEAYEILYRTSRSEEDQPSTTVTTVIVPENAKKDKLVNMNVYVDSNGARCAPSYVLQRNAKLATDPALSYQQVLFSTILDEGYILTVPDYQGPKRAFAAGRLEGHMAIDGILATLNLKELCLSKDTKVIGYGYSGGSIATGWAASLQPSYAPNLNMVGWTFGGTPANLTSTLEHLNGGTPAGFAVSGVAGIVDEYESVADWINDKLTHKGKHALDFVREHCTVGIVLRYPFTNILSDSFMKHGAQLLQSPIMKKVLGTLNMGVRPDETPKAPVYMFHAKLDEVIPYGSAHDAAKRWGDHGADILFEEFTGLVMGHASTELLNLPNVLLFMRDRMSGKPFIHGYEHKHTDNPLEDPGVIAKGFDALAETIKNAIDNTVGMGDKHMKAKIEQSRRRRIVS, from the coding sequence ATGTTCCCTCCTCTCTGGAAATTTACTCTCCTTTGTCTCTTTCTTCTGGCCTGCACTTCGGCTGAAGTGTTGGAGCGCTCTTCCAAGCCGCAAACTCCCGACAAGGATCCGTTTTATGATCCGCCCAGTGGCTGGGAGGAGAAGGAGCATGGCACGATTCTTCGGAGCAGGAAGGTTGACATTGCCTTTTTCCAGATCGCCAAGGTGAAGTACAAGGAGGCCTACGAAATTTTGTAccgcacgtcgcgctcggAAGAAGACCAGCCTTCGACAACGGTCACTACGGTGATTGTCCCGGAGAATGCCAAGAAGGACAAGCTGGTCAACATGAACGTCTATGTCGACTCGAACGGAGCCCGGTGTGCGCCATCTTATGTGCTGCAACGCAACGCCAAGCTAGCTACAGACCCTGCGCTGAGCTATCAGCAAGTCTTGTTCTCAACCATCCTGGATGAGGGATACATTCTTACGGTGCCCGACTACCAGGGACCCAAGCGTGCCTTTGCCGCCGGCCGTCTTGAGGGTCATATGGCCATTGACGGCATTCTCGCTACCCTCAACCTGAAGGAGCTGTGCCTGAGCAAGGACACCAAGGTTATTGGTTATGGTTACTCGGGCGGTTCCATTGCCACTGGATGGGCTGCGAGTTTGCAGCCGAGCTATGCGCCGAACCTGAACATGGTTGGATGGACGTTTGGCGGCACGCCTGCCAACTTGACAAGTACGCTGGAGCACCTCAACGGCGGCACGCCTGCTGGCTTTGCTGTGAGCGGCGTGGCGGGTATTGTGGATGAGTACGAGTCGGTGGCTGACTGGATCAACGACAAACTCACGCACAAGGGAAAGCATGCTCTGGACTTTGTGAGGGAGCACTGCACGGTGGGTATTGTGCTCCGCTACCCCTTCACGAATATCTTGTCGGACAGTTTCATGAAGCATGGCGCTCAGTTGTTGCAATCGCCGATCATGAAGAAGGTGCTGGGCACGCTCAACATGGGCGTGCGCCCGGATGAGACGCCCAAGGCACCCGTGTACATGTTCCATGCCAAGTTGGACGAGGTGATTCCGTACGGCTCggcgcacgatgcggcTAAGCGCTGGGGCgaccacggcgccgacATTCTGTTTGAGGAGTTTACGGGCCTGGTGATGGGCCACGCGTCCACAGAGCTGCTCAACCTGCCCAATGTTCTGCTGTTCATGCGTGATCGCATGAGCGGAAAGCCGTTTATTCATGGTTACGAGCACAAGCACACGGACAATCCGCTGGAGGACCCGGGTGTGATTGCCAAGGGATTCGACGCGTTGGCGGAGACGATCAAGAATGCCATTGACAATACGGTGGGTATGGGCGACAAGCACATGAAGGCCAAGATTGAGCAAAGCCGTCGCAGGAGGATAGTTTCGTAG
- a CDS encoding alkaline phosphatase D — MSDHPPAQAREPVPDTYSPDAKNATGIRDVAVRRSDKLLVLQSMFSLVFRTIAYIFLRVIPGSFGFYAIHFYLGYLAIWVLYDVRVASQKTRRMSSLSSLVFGHSTSNRPWNMVQLVVHTLVLLFVLDLYYMPYMFPSHREASLKFARVGALSSSSATLHVRYPEPLPHVTGLWETGIQDALVDASDINKSPLRIVWRRVHESEVKIRAPSTVRDPRRWERGPVLHLSNESDWTATATLSDLWPATKYEWRLAFVHNNTFAPMPERPIPFVTWPDPRLSAYGKSKFVRTNKTSSIPLDDPNHFSFATLSCIKPDFPYHPAQFWGWNWLLRMFGIGTQPGGITSRNSIRGFDLMADHYLRRSKMPSLRFLLELGDLIYADVPRYEGPDIGSYRKLYRNVFASHSFRRVYQSIPVMGIFDDHEIINNWSGAGYTNATEDEDRPQAPAGIHAGLHAWSEYIGRANPSPAVKNQHYYSFRYGDSAFFVLDVRGHRTHPQSAVDTPTILGEEQRDALFSWLAQVNHTATFKFIASSVPFTSLWGGPLDLDGRTDGWAFYQEERKQLLDILQYVPNVILLSGDRHEFASVSFRDALLEFSTSPLSMFYIPIRTLAQEHSIDPPGEETLLKYIPDGNHKWTEFEVDTRDPEQPLVVVRVYVDGKEAWNLRVLGKPVNKTQSALGKLAQSLLELFGFRQRDWF, encoded by the coding sequence ATGTCGGACCATCCCCCGGCACAAGCTCGCGAGCCCGTACCTGATACATACTCCCCCGACGCGAAAAACGCCACAGGAATACGCGATGTGGCTGTGCGACGGTCGGATAAGCTGCTGGTTCTCCAGAGCATGTTTAGCCTCGTCTTCCGAACGATTGCCTACATATTCCTGCGTGTCATCCCAGGCTCCTTTGGATTCTATGCGATCCATTTCTATCTCGGGTACCTCGCTATCTGGGTACTATATGATGTACGAGTAGCCTCACAAAAAACTCGCAGGATGTCCTCCCTTTCCTCGCTCGTGTTTGGGCACTCAACTTCGAACCGTCCATGGAATATggtgcagctcgtcgtgcatACCCTCGTGCTCTTGTTCGTGCTCGACCTTTACTACATGCCATATATGTTTCCATCTCATCGTGAAGCATCTCTCAAATTTGCTCGCGTCGGTGCTCTaagctcgtcgtcggccacGCTGCATGTTCGCTACCCCGAACCGCTCCCTCATGTCACGGGTCTGTGGGAAACAGGCATTCAAGATGCTCTCGTGGATGCATCCGACATCAATAAATCACCTTTACGCATCGTTTGGCGACGTGTACATGAGAGCGAAGTCAAAATTCGCGCTCCCAGTACCGTGCGCGATCCACGCCGATGGGAACGTGGACCAGTGCTACACTTGTCAAATGAATCAGACTGGACAGCTACGGCAACGCTGTCTGACTTGTGGCCTGCAACTAAATACGAATGGCGCCTCGCTTTTGTGCACAACAATACCTTCGCTCCGATGCCTGAACGCCCCATACCATTCGTTACATGGCCGGACCCACGTTTGTCAGCGTATGGGAAAAGCAAGTTTGTTCGGACGAACAAGACATCGAGCATTCCGCTCGACGATCCGAATCATTTTAGTTTCGCCACCCTCTCGTGTATCAAACCTGACTTTCCGTACCATCCCGCTCAGTTTTGGGGCTGGAACTGGCTCTTGCGTATGTTCGGTATCGGAACGCAGCCTGGCGGCATCACTTCACGGAATAGTATTCGTGGCTTTGACTTGATGGCGGATCACTATCTCCGCCGCTCGAAAATGCCTAGTCTTCGATTCCTactcgagctcggcgatCTCATCTATGCCGATGTACCGCGGTATGAAGGACCAGATATTGGCTCTTACCGTAAACTGTATCGCAACGTCTTCGCCTCCCACTCGTTCCGTCGCGTGTACCAATCCATTCCTGTCATGGGCATCTTTGACGATCATGAAATTATCAACAATTGGAGCGGCGCGGGGTACACCAATGCAACCGAAGATGAGGATAGACCTCAGGCACCAGCTGGCATCCACGCAGGATTACATGCATGGAGTGAATATATTGGTCGTGCGAATCCGTCACCTGCGGTCAAGAACCAGCACTACTACTCATTCCGATACGGCGATTCAGCCTTTTTCGTTCTCGATGTGCGTGGACACCGCACACATCCTCAATCTGCTGTCGACACGCCCACCATTCTTGGAGAAGAGCAGCGTGATGCTCTTTTTTCTTGGCTTGCACAGGTGAATCACACAGCTACATTCAAGTTTATTGCCTCGTCAGTCCCATTCACAAGTCTGTGGGGAGGTCCTCTAGATTTAGACGGACGTACTGACGGCTGGGCATTCTATCAAGAGGAGCGCAAGCAACTACTCGATATCCTTCAATATGTTCCCAATGTCATTCTCTTAAGTGGCGACCGCCATGAGTTTGCTTCAGTATCTTTCCGAGATGCTCTGCTTGAATTCAGCACCAGCCCACTATCTATGTTTTATATTCCTATACGCACACTTGCGCAAGAGCACTCGATCGACCCGCCTGGCGAAGAAACCCTGCTCAAATACATCCCCGATGGGAATCACAAGTGGACCGAGTTTGAAGTGGATACACGCGATCCAGAACAGCCGCTAGTCGTGGTACGTGTATATGTCGATGGGAAAGAGGCTTGGAATCTTCGCGTACTTGGGAAGCCTGTCAACAAAACCCAAAGTGCTTTGGGAAAACTCGCACAAAGTCTTCTTGAGCTGTTCGGTTTCCGTCAGCGCGATTGGTTCTAG